AGGCCAAAATCCCCCGGCCCTACGCGCAACAGCGCAGCGAGGCCCGGGAGCGCGCCAGCCATGGCTTGGGCGTGGTCGGGAAAGTCGCCGTGGCACACCACGGCCCGCGCACCGGAGGCTTGCGCCAGCCAGGCGGCTTCGTCGGGCGTGATGCGGAAATTCGTCGGCACCCACACCGCGCCCAGGCGGAATGCCGCGAACATCGATTCGACCAGCGCCTCGCAGTTCTTCGCATGCACGAGCACGCGGTCACCCTTGGCGATGCCCTTGTCCGCCAGCCAGCGCGCCATCGCGCTGACGCGGCGGTCCAGCTCCGCCCACGTCACGGTGCGCGCCGGCCCGATCAGCGCCGGCCGCTGGGGAAAACGGCGCGCGGCCTGGGTCAGCCAATGCGCGAGGTTCATGGCCCGGCGCGATACGGGGGCCACGCCGCCGGCCGGCGCCGCGGCGGCTGCGTTCATCTGCGGGCCGCTCATCGCACGCGCTCCAGGATGCTGACGTAGTTGGCCACGGCCGCGCCGCCCATGTTGAAGACGCCGGCAAGCTGGGCATCCGGTATCTGCATGTCTCCTGCGCCATGCGCGAGCTGCATGCAGGCCATCACGTGCATGGAAACCCCCGTTGCGCCGACGGGATGGCCCTTCGCCTTCAGGCCTCCCGACGGATTCACGGGCAGCTTGCCGCCTTTTTCCGTCCAGCCCTCGCGCACCGCCTTGTAGCCTTCGCCCGGGGCGGTCAGGCCCATGGCCTCGTACTCGATCAGTTCGGCGATGGTGAAGCAGTCGTGGGTTTCGACCAGATCCAGGTCGCGCAGGGTCAGGCCGGCATCGGCCAGCGCGCCGCGCCATGCGCGGGCGGCGCCTTCGAACGCGATGGGATCGCGGCGGCTCAGCGGAAGGATATCGTTGACTTGTTTGCGCGCGCGGAAACCGATTGCGCGCGTCAGGCCCGCGGCGGCATCGCTGGACGCCAGCACGAGCGCCGCCGCTCCATCGGACACCAATGAACAATCCGTGCGGCGCAAAGGCGCCGCCACATAGGGGTTCTTTTCAGAGACGGTATTGCAGAACTCGTAGCCCAGGTCCTTGCGGATCTGCGCATACGGGTTTGCGACGCCGTTGCGGTGGTTCTTCGCCGCGATGCGGGCCAGGTCTTCGCTGTGGTCCCCGTAACGGTCGAAATAGCTGCGCGCGATGCCGGCGAACACGCCCGCAAAGCCTCCTTCGGTATCCGCCTCCTCGCGCCGGTAGCTGGCATTGAGCAGGATGTCGCCGATCTCCCGTCCGGGGCGCGAGGTCATTTTCTCCGCGCCCACCACCAGCGCGATGCGGCCGCGCCCCGACTCGATGAAGTCCATGGCGGCGTACAAGGCGGCCGAGCCGGTTGCGCAGGCGTTTTCCAGCCGGGTCGCCGGCACGTATGCCAGGGCGGGATCGGCCAGCGCCACCAGCGCGCCCTGGAAGTCCTGCTTCTGAAAGCCGCTGTTCATGACGCCGACATAAATTCCGTCGACGCCGTCGCTGGTGACGCCCGCATGTTCGAGCGCCTGCAGCGACACGCGGGCCATCAGGCTTTCGGTGTCGGGGTCGTCCAGTTTGCCGAAGGGTATGTGCGACCACCCTACGATCACGGCACGGTCAGGCATGGTTCTCTCCTCTCATGGTGATGTCGCCAGGGGTCCTGCCCTGGCTTTTTCTGCGATGTTCGTCCGGCGCGGCGCGCGCCGCCGCGCTATCCTTGCGAAGAACTCCCGCGCTTTCCGCAAGGGATTCGAGTTTTTTGGCTTCCTTGGAAAGCAGCTTCGCCAACTGAAACTGCCGCTCTTCGTCCAGGCGGCTTTCGATGGCGGCGATGCTCAGGGCGCCCGCGACCTGGCCGTCGGCCCCGCGCACCGGCACGCCGATGCCCCAGGAGCCGGGCACGATCAGGCCGCGATTGGCGGCGTAGCCTTGCGCGCGCGCCTCGCTTACCTGGGCGCGCAGCAAGGCGGGCGAATAGTTGGGATAACGCTGCTCGATCAAGGCGGCGTTGGCATGCAGGCAGGCGTCGACTTCGTCGTCCGGCAAGGCGGCGAGCATGGCCAGGCTGCCCGCGCCGACGCCGAGCGGATGGCGGTCGCCGGGCCGCAAGGCGTGCGTCTTGAGGGGATAATCACCGTCTTCGCGCAGCACGCATACGGCGAAAACATGCCGCCGGATCGAGAAGAACGCGGAGTCGCCGCAGGTGTGCGCCAGGTTGGCAACGGTGTCGGCGGCCAGCCGGGCCAGACCATGGCGCTGCGAGGCGATATGGCCAAGGACATGACATTCGGGTCCCAGGAAGTAGCGGCGGGTAACAGGGTCCTGTTCGACCATGCCTTCGGCCGCGAGCGCAGCCAGCAGGCGGTGCACGGTGGGCTTGTTCATGCCGGTTTCCCGGGTCAGGGCAAGCAGCCCCGCGCCTTCCTGTGCGGTGCGCGCCACGGTGCGCAGGACCCGCAGGGCGCGCGCGATGGATTGCGCGCCGTCTACCCGGGATGGGGAAGTCGCCACATTGTCTCCGTAATGGTCCATTATGTGGACCGTCTGTTTGGAGTTGGAATAATTCGGTGGAGGGATTCTACTACTTCACTCCTGAAATTCAACGTGATTTAATCACTCATCACGCTCATTAGTTGGTCCATAGTATGGACCTCTATAAAATTGGCCGCATTCGACCGAATGGCCGGCCTTCATACCGGCGGCCCAGCCAGCCGGATACCAACGAGGAGACAGCATGAACGTGAATCGACGCAAATTCATGGCGGCCGCCGGCGGCGGCGCCATGCTGGCCGTGGCGCCGCTGCATCGCGCCATCGCGGCGCCCGAGTTCCGCTACAAGTACGCCAACAACCTGCCGGCCACGCACCCAATGAACGTGCGCGCGCGCGAAGCTGCCGCGGCCATCGCCAAGGACACCGGCGGGCGCTTCCAGCTGGACGTGTTCCCGAGCAGCCAGCTGGGGTCGGACACCGACACGCTGAGCCAGCTGCGTTCGGGCGCGGTCGAATTCTTCACGCTGTCCGGGCTGATTCTGTCCACGCTGGTGCCGGCCGCCTCGATCAGCGGCGTGGGCTTCGCCTTTCCGGACTACGACACGGTGTGGAAGGCCATGGACGGCGACCTGGGCGCCCATATCCGCAAGGAGATCCAGGGCAAGGGCCTGCTGGTGATGGACAAGATCTGGGACAACGGTTTTCGCCAGGTCACCACCAGCACGCGGCCGATCCAGGGGCCGGGAGACTTCAAGGACATGAAGATCCGCGTGCCGGTCAGCCCGCTTTGGACGTCGATGTTCCAGGCGCTGGGCGCCTCGCCGGCCAGCATCAATTTCAACGAGACGTATTCGGCGCTGCAGACCAAGGTGGTCGATGGACAGGAGAATCCGCTGGCGATCATCCAGACGGCCAAGCTGTACGAAGTGCAGAAGTACTGCTCGATGACCAACCACATGTGGGACGGCTTCTGGTTCCTGATGAACCGGCGCGCCTGGGAGAAGCTGCCCAAGGACGTACAGGGCATCGTGTCCGCGCGCATCAATGAGGCGGGCATGAACATGCGCGCCGACACCTTCAAGCTGAACAACGAGCTGCAGACGCAGCTGGCCCAGCAGGGGCTGGCGTTCAACACGCCCGATCCGGCGCCCATACGCGAAGCGCTGCGCAAGGCCGGCTTCTACAAGGAGTGGCAGGGCAAGTACGGCGACAAGGCCTGGGCCCTGCTCGAACAGTCCGTCGGGAAGCTGTCATGATGGACGGCATGTCCTCCGAAGCGGCCGCCATGCGGCCGTCCGCCCCGGCCCAGGGCAGGCGGCCCTGGGTCGCGGCGGCCGATGTTTTCATCGGCCGCCTGGTGGAAATCCCCGCGGCCATACTGGTCCTGGCCGAAGTCGCCATCCTGTTTGCCGGCATCGCGGCGCGCTACGTGTTCCACACGCCCCTGGTCTGGTCGGACGAACTGGCTTCCATCCTGTTCCTGTGGCTGGCCATGCTGGGCGCGGTGGTGGCCTTTCGCAGGGGCGAACACATGCGCATGACGGCCTTCGTGAACCGCGCGTCGCCCGCGACCCGCGCGTTCCTGGACATGCTGGCCGTCTCCGCCGCGCTGGCGTTTCTGCTGATGATCCTGATGCCGGGCTGGGAATACGCGACCGAGGAACAATACGTTTCGACGCCCGCCCTGGAAATATCCAACGCATGGCGCGCGGCCGCCCTGCCGGTGGGCACGGCGCTGATGATCGCGCTGGCGCTGCTGCGGCTGATCGAGCGCGCCGGCTGGCGGACGACGCTCAAGGCCGTTGGCCTGGTGGCGGCCGGGGTGGCGATTCTGGCGGCTTTGCAGCCCGTGCTGGCTACGCTCGGCAACGCCAACCTGGCGATCTTCTTCGTCGGCATCGTGGCGCTGTGCGTCTTCGCCGGCGTGCCCATCGCCTTCTCCTTCGGGCTGGCGACCTACGGCTATCTGGCATTGACCACTTCCACGCCCATGATGGTGGTGGTGGGCCGCATGGACGAAGGCATGTCGCATCTGATCCTGCTCGCCGTCCCGCTTTTCGTCTTTTTGGGTCTGTTGATCGAAATGACCGGCATGGCCCAACGCATGGTGGCCTTCCTGGCAAGTCTGCTCGGTCACGTGCGGGGCGGCCTGTCGTATGTGCTGATCGGGGCCATGTACCTGGTTTCCGGCATCTCAGGCGCCAAGGCGGCGGACATGGCGGCGGTGGCGCCGGTCCTGTTTCCGGAGATGCGCAAGCGGGGCGCCGACGAAGGCGACCTGGTCGCCTTGCTGTCGGCCACCGGCGCGCAGACCGAAACGATTCCCCCCAGCCTGGTCCTGATCACCATCGGCTCGGTCACCGGCGTGTCGATCACCGCGCTGTTCACAGGCGGTCTGCTGCCCGGGCTGGTCCTGGCTCTGATGCTTTGCGTGGTCGTCTGGCGCCGCTATCGCGGTGAATCGCTCCACGGCGTGCAGCGCGCGCCCGGCAGGGAGATCCTGCGCACGCTGGTCATCGCACTGCCGGCGCTCGCCCTGCCCTTCGTGATCCGCGCGGCCGTGGTCGAAGGCATTGCCACCGCTACCGAAGTCTCGACCATCGGCATCGTTTATTCGGTCCTGGTGGGGCTGCTGATTTACCGCCGGTTCGACTGGCGCCGGCTGGGGCCGATGCTCGTCGACACCGCCTGCCTGTCCGGCTCGATCCTGCTGATCATCGGCGCTGCCACGGCCATGGCCTGGGCGCTGACGCAATCCGGTTTCTCCACGCAACTGGCCCATTTGATGGCCTCGGTGCCGGGCGGCGCGGTTACCTTCATGGCGGTCTCCATCGTCGTGTTCGTCGTGCTGGGCAGCGTACTGGAAGGTATTCCGGCCATCGTGCTGTTCGGCCCCCTGCTCTTTCCCATCGCGCGGGAAGTCGGCATCCACGAGGTCCACTACGCCATGGTGGTGATCCTGGCCATGGGCATCGGGCTGTTCGCGCCGCCTTTCGGCGTGGGGTACTACGCCGCCTGCGCCATCGGCCGGGTGGCGCCGGACAAGGGCATACGGCCGATCATGGGATATCTGGTATCCATCGCCGTGGGGCTGCTGGTGGTGGCCGCTATCCCGTGGCTATCCACGGGTTTCCTGCGGTAAACCGGGCAGGGAACAGGAGATCCCGCAGGCGGCGCGACGGTTACCGCCGCACGCCGCCGCGGGTTGGGGACCGCACCGCCGTGAACGCCCGCGTCCGTCCCCCGGCGGCGGACGCAATTTGATCTGTGGGCTTAAGTGCTTGTCCCGCCGCGTTTTTTCGCGGCTGTGCCCACCCTATCCATAGGGTTATCCACAAAACCTGGGGATAAAACCCCAGGCCGGTCCCGGAGCCCCTCCTCTCATTCCCCGAGGAATTCCGCGACGCCCTGGAAGCCTTCGACGTGGTCGGCCACCACTTTCACGATCACCGCGATCGGAATGGACAGCAGCGTTCCCCAGAGCCCCCAGGCCCACGTGAAAAGCAGCAGGATGACGAACACCGCCACGGGGTTCATCTTGGCGATGCGGCCCGTCATCCAGGTCTGCACCACGAAGCCGATGAGCGCCGCGATCGACAGCGACACGCCGGCCACCAGCAATGCCGGCGCCAGCTCGCCGAACTGCACGACGGCGGCGACGCCGGTGAACACCGCCACGAGCAGCGGCCCGAAATACGGAATGACGTGCAGGGCGCCCGCCACCACCGCCCAGGTGCCGGCGTTCTCCAGACCGATCAGGCGGAACGCCACCCAGGTCAGCAGGGCCAGCAGCACATTGGTCACCAGCAACATCATCATGTACAGGCGGATGGAGCGGTGGATCTCGTCCAGCATGTGCACGCTGATTTTCTTTTCGGTAAGACTGTGCCCGCAGATCTTGATGAACTTGCGCTTGAAGGTGTCGCCGGAAAGCAGCAGAAAGTACACCAGGAAGATCACCATCAAAGCCTGGCCGAGAAATTCGGCCACACCCATCGAGCCGGCCAGCAGCATCGCTTCGAGCTTGTCGGCGGGCCGCTCGACCACCACGCTGGCGCCGCTGCCGGGCCGCTTCTCCGGTGTACCGACCGCGTTGGCCGCCGAGCGCAGCTTATCGACCACCGACCCCTTTCCCGTCGTAAACCCTTCGATGGTGCGCGACACCTTTTGCGCGGTCTGCGGCAAGCCATCCACGATGGACAAGACCTGACCGCGCAGCGAAATGACACCGACGACCATCACGGCGATCAGCGCCGCCACCACCACACTGGCCGACACGACCAGCGGCAGCCGCAACCGCCGGTGCAAAAAACTTACCGGCGGATCCAGCGCGTACGACAGGATGATGGAGATGACCAGCGGAATGACGAAATCGCGGGCCCAGTGCAGTGCAAATACGACCGCCAGCACCGCGATGATGGACAAGGCCGCGTGCCGGCGATCGAAGGGGCGCGGCGCGGGCGTGGCGGCGGCCGCGCCATCGGCGGAAGCGTGCGCGCCCGTAACGGCGGCATGGCTGGCCGCGGCCCGCACCGCCTGCGCGTAACCGGGTTCATGATGGTCGGGACGGCCGTGCGCGCCGGCGCGCCCCTTTTCCGCACCTCCCTCGGCAGCGGCCGCATGGGCCGCGGACGGGCGCGCGGTGCGCCGCGAAGGCAAACGGGGCTGTGGGCTCATTGATTGTGATGAAGTAGCGGGCGTGAAACGCCCGGGCGCCAAGGCGGCGCGGTTTGACGACGGGCCTGATGAGCAACCGGCGTGCCCGCCGAACCGGCCGGCGCGTGGCCTACGACCGCACCGCCGTCTCGCCGCGGCGCAATCCCGCTTGCGCCGCCGGGGCCGATGCCGCCGGCGGAGCGGCATAACCGTGCGGGTTGCGCGACTGCCAGCGCCAACCGTCCCGGCACATGCTCTCCACGTCGTGGGTGCATTCCCAGCCCAGCAGCCGCCGCGCCAGGGCGGGGTCCGCCCACATGCGTTCCACGTCGCCCGGCCGACGGGGCTCGACCCGGCAGGGAATGCGCGTTCCG
The sequence above is a segment of the Bordetella genomosp. 9 genome. Coding sequences within it:
- a CDS encoding TRAP transporter substrate-binding protein; the protein is MNVNRRKFMAAAGGGAMLAVAPLHRAIAAPEFRYKYANNLPATHPMNVRAREAAAAIAKDTGGRFQLDVFPSSQLGSDTDTLSQLRSGAVEFFTLSGLILSTLVPAASISGVGFAFPDYDTVWKAMDGDLGAHIRKEIQGKGLLVMDKIWDNGFRQVTTSTRPIQGPGDFKDMKIRVPVSPLWTSMFQALGASPASINFNETYSALQTKVVDGQENPLAIIQTAKLYEVQKYCSMTNHMWDGFWFLMNRRAWEKLPKDVQGIVSARINEAGMNMRADTFKLNNELQTQLAQQGLAFNTPDPAPIREALRKAGFYKEWQGKYGDKAWALLEQSVGKLS
- a CDS encoding AI-2E family transporter, yielding MSPQPRLPSRRTARPSAAHAAAAEGGAEKGRAGAHGRPDHHEPGYAQAVRAAASHAAVTGAHASADGAAAATPAPRPFDRRHAALSIIAVLAVVFALHWARDFVIPLVISIILSYALDPPVSFLHRRLRLPLVVSASVVVAALIAVMVVGVISLRGQVLSIVDGLPQTAQKVSRTIEGFTTGKGSVVDKLRSAANAVGTPEKRPGSGASVVVERPADKLEAMLLAGSMGVAEFLGQALMVIFLVYFLLLSGDTFKRKFIKICGHSLTEKKISVHMLDEIHRSIRLYMMMLLVTNVLLALLTWVAFRLIGLENAGTWAVVAGALHVIPYFGPLLVAVFTGVAAVVQFGELAPALLVAGVSLSIAALIGFVVQTWMTGRIAKMNPVAVFVILLLFTWAWGLWGTLLSIPIAVIVKVVADHVEGFQGVAEFLGE
- a CDS encoding TRAP transporter large permease, with protein sequence MDGMSSEAAAMRPSAPAQGRRPWVAAADVFIGRLVEIPAAILVLAEVAILFAGIAARYVFHTPLVWSDELASILFLWLAMLGAVVAFRRGEHMRMTAFVNRASPATRAFLDMLAVSAALAFLLMILMPGWEYATEEQYVSTPALEISNAWRAAALPVGTALMIALALLRLIERAGWRTTLKAVGLVAAGVAILAALQPVLATLGNANLAIFFVGIVALCVFAGVPIAFSFGLATYGYLALTTSTPMMVVVGRMDEGMSHLILLAVPLFVFLGLLIEMTGMAQRMVAFLASLLGHVRGGLSYVLIGAMYLVSGISGAKAADMAAVAPVLFPEMRKRGADEGDLVALLSATGAQTETIPPSLVLITIGSVTGVSITALFTGGLLPGLVLALMLCVVVWRRYRGESLHGVQRAPGREILRTLVIALPALALPFVIRAAVVEGIATATEVSTIGIVYSVLVGLLIYRRFDWRRLGPMLVDTACLSGSILLIIGAATAMAWALTQSGFSTQLAHLMASVPGGAVTFMAVSIVVFVVLGSVLEGIPAIVLFGPLLFPIAREVGIHEVHYAMVVILAMGIGLFAPPFGVGYYAACAIGRVAPDKGIRPIMGYLVSIAVGLLVVAAIPWLSTGFLR
- a CDS encoding IclR family transcriptional regulator gives rise to the protein MATSPSRVDGAQSIARALRVLRTVARTAQEGAGLLALTRETGMNKPTVHRLLAALAAEGMVEQDPVTRRYFLGPECHVLGHIASQRHGLARLAADTVANLAHTCGDSAFFSIRRHVFAVCVLREDGDYPLKTHALRPGDRHPLGVGAGSLAMLAALPDDEVDACLHANAALIEQRYPNYSPALLRAQVSEARAQGYAANRGLIVPGSWGIGVPVRGADGQVAGALSIAAIESRLDEERQFQLAKLLSKEAKKLESLAESAGVLRKDSAAARAAPDEHRRKSQGRTPGDITMRGENHA
- a CDS encoding acetyl-CoA acetyltransferase, producing MPDRAVIVGWSHIPFGKLDDPDTESLMARVSLQALEHAGVTSDGVDGIYVGVMNSGFQKQDFQGALVALADPALAYVPATRLENACATGSAALYAAMDFIESGRGRIALVVGAEKMTSRPGREIGDILLNASYRREEADTEGGFAGVFAGIARSYFDRYGDHSEDLARIAAKNHRNGVANPYAQIRKDLGYEFCNTVSEKNPYVAAPLRRTDCSLVSDGAAALVLASSDAAAGLTRAIGFRARKQVNDILPLSRRDPIAFEGAARAWRGALADAGLTLRDLDLVETHDCFTIAELIEYEAMGLTAPGEGYKAVREGWTEKGGKLPVNPSGGLKAKGHPVGATGVSMHVMACMQLAHGAGDMQIPDAQLAGVFNMGGAAVANYVSILERVR